One stretch of Shewanella sp. Arc9-LZ DNA includes these proteins:
- a CDS encoding methyl-accepting chemotaxis protein, producing the protein MIGLLRRLTILKRLFIMLALAAVGTVVFGSFSIKEQYNHLIEEKYKQISGQVSQLSSTLDAFKLAKPDATVEILSQFASQIEVNDHQAFIIVDNQDRIIVNPLNQNSIGKPLANLATFNGSNSYQQLIANAKKNNIAQNELAIVDQQNQPQTVLVAAQYYSALDWTLITQANVNDVNESMTGIIIDYFIIMMIISVPIFAFFLLLNHSITQPLNVTIDAMEQIAKGEGDLTQRLSTEGNDEVAKLADAFNQFVIKIANMVANLQPLGHTLNDEAIHLLDTVKSSNQSANQVHSETQSVAAAINQMLSTSQEMARNTQDAADGAANVKHQAEQNQKLMQQTVEQTQSLVHELHQAETVSLTLSHSSAEIGSILDVIGSIADQTNLLALNAAIEAARAGEHGRGFAVVADEVRALANRTQSSTNEINKIISQIQTGIQSVIDSITHTQRESAQLQSKAVQSSDAIIEILALIDNISGMTAQLASATEEQALVTEDINVNVNTISELTEQSLTANETHSQAAQSLQAISVDMSKTLGQFKI; encoded by the coding sequence ATGATTGGATTATTAAGACGCTTAACCATTTTAAAGCGCTTATTCATTATGTTAGCTTTAGCTGCTGTAGGCACTGTGGTTTTCGGTTCTTTTTCAATTAAAGAACAATATAATCATTTAATTGAGGAAAAATATAAGCAGATAAGTGGACAAGTCAGCCAATTAAGTAGCACTCTTGATGCGTTTAAATTGGCTAAGCCGGACGCTACGGTTGAAATATTAAGCCAATTTGCCAGTCAAATTGAGGTTAATGATCATCAAGCTTTTATCATTGTTGATAACCAAGACCGCATTATTGTTAATCCGCTTAATCAAAACTCTATCGGTAAACCACTTGCCAATTTAGCAACATTCAACGGCTCTAATTCATATCAACAATTGATCGCTAACGCCAAAAAAAACAACATCGCACAAAATGAACTTGCTATTGTCGACCAACAAAATCAGCCTCAAACAGTATTAGTCGCAGCGCAGTATTATTCAGCCCTTGATTGGACCTTAATCACTCAAGCTAACGTCAACGATGTTAATGAAAGCATGACGGGTATCATTATTGACTATTTTATTATCATGATGATTATTTCAGTGCCTATTTTTGCATTCTTTTTATTGTTGAATCATTCCATTACCCAACCTCTTAACGTCACGATCGATGCGATGGAACAGATAGCCAAAGGTGAAGGTGACTTGACCCAGCGTTTGTCGACTGAAGGTAACGACGAAGTGGCTAAATTGGCTGATGCATTCAATCAATTTGTGATTAAAATTGCCAATATGGTGGCTAATTTGCAACCGCTCGGGCATACCTTAAATGATGAAGCCATACATTTATTAGACACCGTAAAGTCATCTAATCAAAGCGCGAATCAAGTGCATAGTGAAACCCAAAGTGTCGCCGCGGCTATCAACCAGATGTTATCGACTAGCCAAGAAATGGCACGAAATACACAAGATGCAGCTGACGGTGCCGCTAATGTAAAACATCAAGCGGAACAGAATCAAAAATTGATGCAACAAACCGTTGAACAAACACAAAGTTTAGTCCATGAATTACATCAAGCTGAAACAGTGTCACTAACACTGAGTCATTCATCCGCTGAGATTGGCAGTATTCTTGATGTTATTGGCAGTATTGCAGATCAAACTAACCTGCTTGCGCTCAATGCCGCCATTGAAGCAGCACGAGCCGGTGAACATGGTCGAGGCTTTGCTGTAGTGGCAGATGAAGTACGAGCACTCGCGAATAGAACTCAGTCATCGACTAATGAAATCAATAAAATTATTAGTCAGATCCAAACGGGTATTCAATCGGTTATCGACAGCATTACTCATACCCAACGGGAGTCTGCTCAGTTACAGTCAAAAGCCGTACAGTCAAGCGATGCAATTATCGAAATTCTAGCACTCATCGATAATATTAGTGGCATGACAGCACAACTTGCTAGTGCCACTGAAGAACAAGCATTGGTTACCGAAGACATCAATGTCAACGTCAATACCATTTCTGAACTCACCGAACAGTCGTTAACCGCTAACGAAACCCACAGCCAGGCAGCGCAATCGTTGCAAGCCATTAGTGTTGATATGAGCAAAACACTAGGGCAATTTAAAATATAA
- a CDS encoding DUF3334 family protein, whose amino-acid sequence MNSSSTVKNDDILLKLCHSVSHVLSSTSASHISHAGMVQSISRTRLKPDLACFSIFDGGFSGLVVINFSAAAAIEIYRRYMINMGMPETELAFSHTSDDVSNVMGELMNQILGDFIGKISKELQTSISQSQPKMLVINKELTISIDTNLDNAVARRVSFKTENNHIFYLEFAMDKTEFIRSADFEMDEEFDLDSLIETHGKTAQVSTVKSKDVLNDPNIKGIVVDDADDLLSELGL is encoded by the coding sequence ATGAATTCATCTTCTACAGTCAAAAATGACGACATTTTACTTAAACTTTGTCATTCTGTTTCTCATGTTCTGTCTAGCACTAGTGCGAGCCATATTAGTCATGCTGGGATGGTTCAAAGTATTTCTCGTACCCGTTTAAAGCCTGATTTGGCGTGTTTTTCCATTTTCGACGGCGGCTTTTCAGGTTTAGTTGTTATCAATTTTTCAGCTGCTGCGGCTATTGAAATTTATCGCCGCTATATGATCAACATGGGCATGCCTGAAACAGAACTCGCGTTTTCACATACTTCTGATGATGTCAGTAATGTTATGGGCGAATTAATGAACCAAATTTTGGGTGATTTTATTGGTAAAATATCGAAAGAATTGCAAACATCAATTAGCCAAAGCCAACCTAAAATGTTGGTTATCAATAAAGAGTTAACTATTTCTATCGATACAAACCTCGATAATGCAGTTGCCAGACGAGTGTCATTTAAGACTGAAAATAATCATATTTTTTATCTTGAATTCGCCATGGATAAAACTGAGTTTATACGATCAGCAGACTTTGAAATGGACGAAGAGTTTGATTTGGACTCGTTAATTGAAACTCATGGTAAAACAGCGCAAGTCAGCACTGTAAAATCAAAAGATGTATTAAATGATCCCAATATTAAAGGCATTGTTGTCGATGACGCAGATGACTTGCTTAGTGAACTTGGATTATAA
- a CDS encoding T6SS effector amidase Tae4 family protein, with protein sequence MLIQFNKLWVNHPYPSNPCDKTLFANQCAIRMGVSLEASGIDISSFDKMYPQRRCYPGLKHTPRHILAAQELANWIDSASCTFVGNKQVLKNDALSVLKDKKGIVFIMNGWGNTDHIDLWDGEYLKAGDPDWLNLGEQIWFWEMSA encoded by the coding sequence ATGCTTATTCAATTTAATAAATTATGGGTTAACCATCCTTATCCCAGCAACCCTTGCGACAAAACATTATTCGCTAATCAATGTGCTATCCGTATGGGTGTGTCATTAGAAGCGTCTGGAATCGATATTTCATCTTTTGATAAAATGTATCCTCAACGTCGCTGTTATCCTGGTTTAAAACATACACCAAGGCATATCCTTGCTGCACAAGAACTTGCAAATTGGATTGACTCTGCTAGCTGTACATTTGTTGGTAACAAACAAGTCCTTAAAAACGATGCTCTATCTGTTTTAAAAGATAAAAAAGGCATTGTTTTTATAATGAATGGTTGGGGAAATACTGATCATATTGATTTATGGGATGGTGAATATTTAAAGGCTGGAGATCCTGACTGGCTTAATTTAGGAGAGCAAATATGGTTCTGGGAAATGTCAGCATGA
- a CDS encoding LacI family DNA-binding transcriptional regulator — protein sequence MTSKATSIDIAYRAGVSQSTVSRALRNSPLVNLETRQRIQAIAKELNYKVDKNASNLRMQNSHTLALLICEDPTNDESMINPFFLSMLGSITRATARQGYDLLVSFQQLSTDWHADYEDSNKADGIILLGYGDYMDYAHKLDKLIEKNTHFVIWGAEHNNKAVLSIGCDNHQGGFVATEHLLGLGHKHIAFLGDSSSRSPEFRDRYLGHVDALKSTGIEADKQLQHDAINTEASGYNAANVLLDSGVTFDAIFTASDLIAIGAVRALKKRGVVVPDQVAVVGYDDIPVASFANPALTTIKQDTQFAGEILVESVLKLIRGQEVSQRLIKTHLVVRSSCGANVEDN from the coding sequence ATGACATCTAAAGCGACTTCTATTGATATAGCTTACCGTGCAGGCGTGTCGCAATCGACTGTGTCTCGCGCGTTAAGAAACAGTCCGTTGGTAAATTTAGAAACGCGGCAGCGTATTCAAGCCATTGCAAAAGAACTCAATTATAAAGTCGATAAAAATGCCAGTAACTTACGCATGCAAAATAGCCATACGTTAGCATTGCTAATTTGTGAAGATCCTACTAACGATGAGTCGATGATCAACCCATTTTTTCTCTCTATGCTGGGTTCGATTACTCGAGCAACCGCCCGTCAAGGTTATGATTTATTGGTGTCATTTCAGCAGCTTTCAACGGATTGGCATGCAGATTATGAAGACAGCAATAAAGCCGATGGTATTATTTTATTAGGTTATGGCGATTATATGGATTATGCCCATAAACTTGATAAGCTTATCGAAAAAAATACTCACTTTGTTATCTGGGGAGCTGAGCATAACAATAAAGCGGTGTTGTCTATTGGTTGCGATAATCATCAAGGTGGTTTTGTGGCCACGGAGCATTTGCTCGGGTTAGGGCATAAACACATTGCGTTTTTAGGTGACTCGTCAAGTCGCAGCCCTGAATTTCGCGACAGGTATTTAGGTCATGTTGATGCTTTAAAATCTACCGGTATCGAAGCCGACAAACAGTTACAGCATGACGCTATTAATACCGAAGCCTCTGGCTATAATGCCGCCAACGTATTATTAGATAGCGGCGTGACATTTGATGCTATTTTTACTGCGAGTGATCTTATTGCGATAGGGGCGGTTCGTGCATTGAAAAAGCGCGGTGTTGTAGTGCCAGATCAAGTTGCTGTAGTGGGATACGATGATATTCCAGTGGCCAGTTTTGCCAATCCGGCGTTAACAACCATAAAGCAAGATACTCAGTTCGCAGGTGAAATACTTGTCGAAAGTGTGTTGAAGTTAATCCGTGGTCAAGAAGTTAGCCAGCGATTAATCAAGACCCATTTAGTGGTGCGTAGTTCATGTGGTGCAAATGTTGAAGATAATTAG
- a CDS encoding DUF808 domain-containing protein, with product MAGASLLTLLDDIATILDDVAAMSKVAARKTAGVLGDDLALNAQQVSGVASDRELPVVFAVAMGSFKNKVILVPMAMLISAFIPWAITPLLMFGGLFLCYEGFEKVYHSLTHKRAPVIDDDAVVAKAKADIEDLAAFEKEKIKGAIRTDFVLSAEIIAISLGVAAHMDLMGQFLTLCVIAIVITVGVYGLVAGIVKIDDLGLFLAQRKPSGIGHKLGLGLVSAAPYLMKVLTFVGTIAMFMVGGGILTHGIHVVSEWIVHAETLVSQVSLVGDVLGLLTPSVLNALFGVVAGGLAVLLMNGVTKLLPAKD from the coding sequence ATGGCCGGTGCCAGTTTATTAACCCTATTAGATGATATTGCGACTATTCTGGATGATGTGGCGGCAATGAGTAAAGTGGCTGCACGCAAAACTGCGGGCGTTCTGGGTGATGATTTAGCCTTAAATGCACAACAAGTGTCGGGTGTTGCTTCTGATCGTGAACTGCCTGTGGTATTTGCGGTGGCGATGGGATCATTTAAAAATAAAGTGATTTTAGTGCCGATGGCCATGCTGATCAGCGCATTTATTCCATGGGCTATAACGCCTTTATTAATGTTTGGTGGTTTGTTTTTATGTTATGAGGGCTTTGAAAAAGTCTATCATTCACTAACACATAAGCGTGCTCCTGTGATTGATGACGATGCGGTAGTCGCCAAAGCAAAAGCGGATATCGAAGATTTAGCCGCATTCGAAAAAGAAAAAATAAAAGGGGCTATTCGTACCGATTTTGTCTTATCGGCTGAGATCATCGCTATTAGTTTAGGTGTGGCTGCACACATGGATCTAATGGGGCAATTTTTAACCTTATGTGTGATTGCCATTGTGATTACGGTAGGGGTATACGGTTTAGTAGCAGGGATTGTTAAAATCGATGATCTTGGTTTGTTTCTGGCTCAGCGTAAGCCAAGTGGAATAGGGCATAAATTGGGTTTAGGATTAGTATCTGCTGCCCCTTACTTAATGAAGGTCCTGACATTTGTCGGCACTATTGCCATGTTTATGGTCGGTGGCGGTATTTTAACTCACGGAATTCATGTGGTATCTGAATGGATTGTGCATGCAGAAACGCTGGTTAGCCAGGTGAGTCTTGTTGGTGACGTTTTAGGGCTATTAACCCCAAGCGTGTTGAATGCACTATTTGGTGTTGTTGCTGGTGGTTTGGCGGTATTATTGATGAACGGTGTGACCAAGTTACTGCCTGCAAAAGATTAG
- a CDS encoding DUF805 domain-containing protein has translation MDWYVKVLKQYFDFSGRARRKEYWMFGLISAVISIVLTLLDMGVGFYSDVYGAGVLSSIYSLAIMIPSIAVSVRRLHDTDHSGWWLLLIFIPLLGILILLVVMCFNSKDDNEYGPNPKTVPNPDSPDNLTV, from the coding sequence ATGGATTGGTATGTAAAAGTATTGAAGCAGTATTTTGATTTTAGCGGCCGTGCACGTCGTAAAGAATACTGGATGTTTGGATTAATCAGTGCGGTGATCAGTATCGTACTGACGCTATTAGACATGGGTGTCGGTTTTTACAGCGACGTCTACGGTGCAGGGGTATTAAGCTCAATTTATTCACTCGCCATCATGATCCCAAGTATCGCTGTGAGTGTCCGTCGTTTACACGACACAGACCATTCTGGTTGGTGGTTATTATTGATATTTATTCCATTGCTTGGCATATTAATTTTACTGGTTGTGATGTGCTTTAACAGTAAAGATGACAACGAATATGGGCCAAATCCAAAAACAGTACCAAATCCAGACAGTCCCGATAATTTAACGGTTTAG
- a CDS encoding glucan 1,4-alpha-glucosidase, which produces MLKPHLLTHRSIIAKAVTTSMMALALSACSPADTQVNTQAQVVNVAPGTPGTEPTWAFSGKTGIGTSYEPYVNGHYQDTAANPVSKVWFSIAQGVLTETMFGLIHNAQLKELQFIISGNGFVDTEKDHTISTIEYLDTDDMGRPLSLAYKVINKDVEGKYQIEKHIFTDPDRNSLMMKVTFTAFEAGITPHLYVNPHIDNSGSNDIASVEGQSLVAYTSDTNSTVMTVKTDVDFVAASAGFVGTSDGIVDLQDNGKLDSHYQTTSDTNQGGNVALTAQYPTLTNANDSLSFNLVIGFGKDKASSLATTQATLDAGYDAVKQAYLGDDKHLGWKDYLASLKPLNDMSSNTTDNGKLLYASALVLKAQEDKTHAGALIASLSNPWGDTVSAKVGSTGYKAVWPRDFYQCAMAFLAMGDIQTPKVAFEYLKQVQVQQQTPGFAGTPGWFLQKTHVDGEIEWVGVQLDQTAMPIMLGWKLWQAGVLSDAEIIQWYNDMLKPAADFLVKGGKVKLDWNDTEINPPSTQQERWEEQAGFSPSTTAAVIAGLVAASDIGALAKDEQAPEYADLARKLQSQLETTMVTTTGLLGETDAKGKVAPYYVRISPNGNPNNTDKLIDNNGKPGLDQRMILDGGFLELVRYGVVNAQDPVIKNSVMLIDNQGLEDNLRVKYLFTAKDGSKVPGYRRYGNDGYGEDTVTGLSYAEKGDTENQRGRVWPFFTGERGHYELALAKANDTLTPDTKKVLINTYVQGMETFANQGLMLPEQAWDGVGNATRYNYKMGQGTNSATPLAWTHAEYVKLVRSMTDEKVWDFYPVVQQTLAK; this is translated from the coding sequence ATGTTAAAACCACATTTACTCACGCATCGCAGCATCATAGCGAAAGCTGTTACGACCAGCATGATGGCTCTAGCCTTAAGTGCGTGCTCACCAGCTGATACTCAAGTAAACACACAAGCTCAAGTTGTTAACGTCGCACCCGGTACGCCAGGCACAGAACCTACTTGGGCTTTCTCAGGAAAAACTGGCATAGGCACATCTTACGAGCCCTATGTTAACGGCCATTATCAAGACACAGCTGCAAACCCTGTCAGTAAAGTGTGGTTTTCGATAGCTCAAGGCGTATTAACCGAAACCATGTTTGGCCTTATTCACAATGCCCAGCTTAAAGAACTGCAATTTATTATCTCTGGCAATGGCTTTGTCGATACTGAAAAAGACCACACTATCAGCACTATTGAGTATTTAGATACCGATGATATGGGACGACCATTATCGCTGGCTTATAAAGTCATTAATAAAGATGTTGAAGGTAAATACCAAATAGAAAAACATATTTTTACCGATCCCGATAGAAATAGCTTGATGATGAAAGTCACCTTTACTGCTTTTGAGGCTGGCATTACGCCACACCTTTATGTCAATCCGCACATTGATAACAGTGGTTCAAATGACATTGCTAGTGTTGAAGGCCAATCGCTAGTGGCTTACACCAGCGACACTAATTCAACGGTAATGACCGTTAAAACAGATGTTGATTTTGTCGCTGCAAGCGCTGGGTTTGTCGGCACATCAGATGGTATTGTCGATTTACAAGATAACGGTAAACTTGACTCTCATTACCAAACCACTAGCGACACCAATCAAGGCGGCAACGTCGCCCTAACCGCACAATACCCTACCCTCACCAATGCTAATGACAGCCTAAGCTTTAATTTGGTTATTGGTTTTGGTAAAGACAAAGCAAGCAGCTTAGCCACCACTCAAGCGACATTAGATGCGGGTTATGACGCCGTTAAACAAGCGTATTTAGGCGACGATAAACATCTTGGCTGGAAAGATTACTTAGCCTCGCTGAAGCCATTAAATGACATGAGCAGCAACACTACAGATAACGGTAAATTACTCTATGCCAGCGCCTTAGTGTTAAAAGCTCAAGAAGATAAAACCCATGCTGGTGCGTTAATCGCATCACTTTCAAATCCTTGGGGCGACACCGTTTCAGCTAAAGTCGGTAGCACAGGCTATAAAGCCGTATGGCCACGTGATTTTTACCAATGTGCAATGGCATTTTTAGCCATGGGCGATATTCAAACACCAAAAGTGGCTTTTGAATATTTAAAGCAGGTTCAAGTTCAACAACAAACACCTGGTTTTGCAGGTACTCCTGGATGGTTTTTACAGAAAACCCATGTCGATGGTGAAATTGAATGGGTTGGCGTGCAGTTAGATCAAACCGCTATGCCAATCATGCTCGGCTGGAAACTGTGGCAAGCAGGTGTGCTTAGCGATGCAGAAATAATCCAATGGTATAACGACATGCTTAAACCAGCCGCTGACTTTTTAGTTAAAGGCGGCAAAGTAAAACTGGATTGGAATGACACTGAAATTAACCCTCCTAGTACCCAACAAGAACGCTGGGAAGAGCAAGCAGGATTTTCTCCATCCACAACTGCAGCCGTAATTGCGGGTTTAGTGGCTGCCAGTGATATCGGAGCGCTAGCCAAAGATGAACAAGCACCTGAATATGCCGATTTAGCGCGTAAGCTACAAAGTCAGCTCGAAACAACGATGGTCACCACCACTGGCTTATTAGGTGAAACAGATGCCAAAGGTAAAGTTGCACCTTATTATGTGCGCATTAGCCCAAATGGTAACCCTAATAACACCGATAAGCTCATCGATAACAATGGTAAACCTGGTTTAGATCAGCGCATGATCCTCGATGGTGGTTTTTTAGAATTAGTCCGTTATGGTGTGGTTAACGCCCAAGACCCTGTTATTAAAAACAGCGTCATGCTAATAGACAACCAAGGTCTTGAAGATAACTTACGAGTTAAATACCTATTTACCGCCAAAGATGGCAGTAAAGTACCAGGATACCGCCGCTATGGTAACGATGGATATGGTGAAGACACTGTCACAGGTCTTAGCTACGCTGAAAAAGGCGACACCGAAAATCAACGAGGTCGAGTATGGCCTTTCTTTACCGGTGAACGCGGTCATTACGAATTAGCCTTAGCAAAAGCGAATGACACCTTAACCCCTGACACGAAGAAAGTATTAATCAATACCTATGTTCAAGGCATGGAAACCTTTGCTAACCAAGGGTTAATGTTGCCAGAGCAAGCTTGGGACGGCGTAGGCAACGCGACTCGTTATAATTACAAAATGGGCCAAGGTACCAACTCAGCAACACCGCTAGCGTGGACCCATGCTGAATACGTTAAATTGGTGCGTTCGATGACCGATGAAAAAGTATGGGACTTTTACCCTGTTGTACAACAAACACTCGCTAAATAG